One window of Xanthomonas sp. 10-10 genomic DNA carries:
- the hisB gene encoding bifunctional histidinol-phosphatase/imidazoleglycerol-phosphate dehydratase HisB, translated as MTPILFVDRDGTLIAEPADYQIDAYEKLRFVDNVIPAMLKLRDAGYQFVIVTNQDGLGSESYPRAAFDGPNNLMLQIFASQGIEFREVLIDCSWPADNAPTRKPGVGLMVPYLQDRNIDWSRSAMVGDRLTDIQFAQNLNIRGFQLRTDEFGGEWDWPGIAHELADAPRRATVQRNTKETRIRVELDLDRVAEPHTATGLPFFDHMLEQIGKHGGFALDIRADGDLHIDEHHTIEDTGLALGQALREALGNKRGIGRYGFDPPESPWLAAGEGAQHGFTLPMDETIANAALDFSGRPYFVFDGEFKRERVGDMPTELVPHFFRSICDASGLNLHLSVRGENDHHKVEACFKALARALRQAIRREGTALPSTKGAL; from the coding sequence ATGACCCCGATTCTTTTTGTCGACCGCGACGGCACGCTGATCGCCGAGCCGGCCGATTACCAGATCGACGCCTACGAGAAGCTGCGCTTTGTCGACAACGTGATCCCTGCAATGCTCAAGCTGCGCGATGCCGGCTATCAGTTCGTCATCGTCACTAATCAGGACGGTCTGGGCAGCGAGAGCTATCCGCGCGCCGCGTTCGATGGCCCCAACAACCTGATGCTGCAGATCTTCGCCAGCCAGGGCATCGAGTTCCGCGAGGTGCTGATCGACTGCAGCTGGCCGGCCGACAATGCGCCGACGCGCAAGCCCGGCGTTGGCCTGATGGTGCCTTACCTGCAGGACCGCAACATCGACTGGTCACGTTCGGCGATGGTGGGCGACCGCCTGACCGATATCCAGTTCGCGCAGAACCTCAACATCCGCGGCTTTCAGCTGCGTACCGACGAATTCGGCGGCGAGTGGGACTGGCCCGGCATCGCCCACGAGCTGGCCGATGCGCCACGGCGCGCAACGGTGCAGCGCAATACCAAAGAAACCAGGATACGCGTCGAGCTGGACCTGGATCGCGTGGCCGAACCGCATACCGCCACCGGTCTGCCGTTCTTCGACCACATGCTGGAGCAAATCGGCAAGCACGGCGGTTTTGCGCTGGATATCCGCGCTGACGGCGACCTGCATATCGATGAGCACCACACCATCGAAGACACCGGCCTGGCGCTGGGCCAGGCACTGCGCGAAGCCCTGGGCAACAAGCGCGGGATTGGCCGTTACGGGTTCGATCCGCCTGAAAGCCCGTGGCTTGCGGCGGGCGAGGGTGCGCAACATGGGTTCACTCTGCCCATGGATGAAACCATCGCCAACGCTGCGTTGGATTTCAGTGGCCGGCCCTACTTCGTGTTCGATGGCGAATTCAAGCGCGAACGCGTCGGCGATATGCCCACCGAGCTGGTGCCGCATTTCTTCCGTTCCATTTGCGATGCGTCCGGACTGAACCTGCACCTGAGCGTGCGGGGCGAGAACGATCACCACAAGGTCGAGGCGTGTTTCAAGGCGCTTGCACGCGCCTTGCGCCAGGCGATCCGTCGCGAAGGCACGGCGCTGCCGTCGACCAAGGGCGCGCTATGA
- the hisH gene encoding imidazole glycerol phosphate synthase subunit HisH has translation MTDLALIDAGGANLGSVRYALERLGVEARLVRDAAGLRGADRVILPGVGAAPEAMKRLRAQGLIEPLRQLQVPLIGICLGMQLLFERSEEGDVECLGVLPGVVRHMTPALGIRVPHMGWNQLVPMRESALLAGLPERASAYFVHGYAAPVTPDTVAACDHGGLFTAVVQQGLRCGAQFHPERSADTGARILRNFLEMSFP, from the coding sequence ATGACCGATCTTGCGCTGATCGACGCTGGCGGCGCCAATCTGGGCTCGGTGCGCTACGCACTGGAGCGGCTGGGCGTGGAAGCACGGCTGGTACGCGATGCGGCCGGTTTGCGGGGCGCCGATCGGGTGATCCTGCCCGGCGTCGGCGCTGCACCGGAAGCGATGAAACGGCTGCGCGCACAGGGGTTGATCGAGCCGTTGCGCCAGTTGCAGGTGCCGTTGATCGGCATCTGCCTGGGCATGCAACTGCTGTTCGAGCGTTCCGAAGAAGGCGATGTGGAATGCCTGGGCGTGTTGCCGGGCGTGGTGCGCCACATGACGCCGGCGCTCGGCATCCGCGTGCCGCATATGGGTTGGAACCAATTGGTGCCGATGCGCGAATCGGCACTGCTGGCCGGCCTGCCCGAACGCGCCAGCGCCTATTTCGTGCATGGTTACGCCGCGCCGGTCACGCCGGACACCGTGGCCGCCTGCGACCACGGCGGCCTGTTCACTGCCGTGGTACAGCAGGGCCTGCGTTGCGGCGCGCAGTTTCACCCGGAGCGCTCGGCCGACACCGGTGCCCGCATCCTGCGCAATTTTCTTGAGATGAGCTTCCCATGA